A part of Methanothermobacter sp. genomic DNA contains:
- a CDS encoding cobaltochelatase subunit CobN: protein MRRSVIPLILIIALMFTGGVSASDNSSNTTGDVIAENSSHYNLLILTGSTSSTKAIVEGYKLAGQNGYRFNLSMFTNDELLRNDPQIDAAAIEAGRRADVILIQMISSPNTVAKVNQILNVTSARRIIAIGTGNTFKSYPQIGEDNATVKNIWDQGGPENFRRMMLLLLRDVGMKLRTGENLTAIPAIKSFVYHPDSAQQFTSWDQYYSWYVQSGHYKPGKPWIGILTFDTYYRGSDMRMHTAIVDSLERKGYNVILGFAADTPTKRNVIEKFFLDGNRTPRISGLITCMGFNLYNGDPVNSTSILRELDVPALSAVYASNLKTWNESISGLSSEVYWQIALPEIDGRIEPIMIGGGVEMVDPQTGLRYTYYVPIPDRIERLTERMINWVKLRELSNSEKKIALIYYNIGGGKDGISASYLNVPESISTILRAMKAAGYTVDEKSTAEVISILLGPGLNVGSWAPGELAKVVKAGAVTIPVSEYLAWFSLLPEALRNNITATWGPAPGNVMVYNGSIVIPGVMLGNVFLGPQPMRGFGEDAADLIHSTTLPPHHQYLAFYLWLQKNFNAVIHLGTHGTLEWLPGKSVGLSSLDWPDVMIGDLPHIYPYIVNNPGEGTQAKRRGYAVLINHNIPPMVVGELYGDLAELQHKINSYHSSEDPQRKLIIAEEIKNLTVKLDLHRELNLDLNASFEEALDRIEHRLDELSATLIPYGLHVFGEPLSGQLLDAMVEAIVSFDPATRNTTEFRNAIREKLASDCEISNLLRALEGRFVEPGRGADPIRIPDLLPTGKNSYSFDPRLAPDRAAWEIGKKMADDLIADYLAKNGRYPETVGVVLWAIETMRTNGQTIAMVLRLIGAEPVWDKSGRFTGINVTPLATLGRPRIDVIVTISGLFRDTFAYSIDRMDEAIRLVMKLDEPVNQNYLRKHYLQDLTNYTARGLPMADTLAGARIFGSAPGSYGTGIPAVVESTAKWNNQSQLVETYLNHMGFIYGKDLYAIDAKDVFMKQLSNLDATVQVRDSVYGVLDNDDVYQYLGGLTMAARAMSGKNVASYIANTRFTPRIETLSDFLAAELRTRTYNPKWIEGMLSQGFSGGHQISKEIGHLFGWSAVTPELVQDWMWQRVAETYVLDSSVRDRFRSVQPYSYASTVAWLLEASRRGLWRADSATLQRLADEYISAVNEYGVVCCHHTCANIVFNEWVVKLSSLNQAALRKFASAMAAATGKSIDVPGSDTGSDISTGTDSDGNGAGETGAPSSGSVGGRSGSAPSVTASSGESSEASEVSQSEPAGESGKAYEVAASSQSGSASTQTPLYALAGIIGIVCLLGAGYFYQGRN, encoded by the coding sequence ATGAGAAGATCAGTGATTCCATTAATTCTGATCATTGCACTCATGTTTACAGGAGGTGTTTCAGCATCGGATAACAGCAGCAACACCACTGGGGACGTTATTGCAGAGAACTCATCCCACTACAACCTTCTGATACTGACCGGGTCAACATCCAGTACAAAGGCGATAGTGGAGGGGTATAAACTGGCAGGCCAGAACGGCTACAGATTCAACCTCTCAATGTTCACCAATGATGAACTCCTGAGAAACGACCCGCAGATCGATGCAGCAGCCATTGAGGCTGGCAGAAGGGCCGACGTGATACTTATACAGATGATAAGCAGTCCAAACACGGTTGCAAAGGTCAACCAGATCCTCAACGTCACATCAGCAAGAAGGATCATAGCCATAGGAACAGGGAACACCTTCAAGAGCTATCCCCAGATAGGCGAGGACAATGCAACTGTTAAGAATATATGGGACCAGGGGGGCCCTGAAAATTTCAGGAGGATGATGCTTCTCCTTCTGAGGGATGTGGGGATGAAGCTCAGAACAGGGGAGAACCTCACAGCAATTCCAGCCATAAAGTCCTTTGTCTACCATCCTGACTCAGCACAGCAGTTCACCAGCTGGGACCAGTACTATTCCTGGTATGTGCAGAGCGGACACTACAAGCCGGGAAAACCATGGATAGGTATCCTGACCTTTGACACCTACTACCGTGGAAGCGACATGAGGATGCACACGGCGATAGTTGATAGCCTCGAGCGCAAGGGCTACAATGTGATACTCGGGTTTGCAGCGGACACACCAACAAAGAGGAATGTCATAGAGAAGTTCTTCCTGGATGGCAACAGGACACCGAGAATAAGCGGCCTCATAACATGTATGGGTTTCAACCTCTACAACGGGGATCCGGTGAACTCCACCAGCATACTGAGGGAACTTGATGTGCCCGCACTTTCAGCGGTATATGCGTCAAACCTCAAAACATGGAACGAGAGCATATCAGGACTCTCATCCGAGGTCTACTGGCAGATAGCCCTGCCAGAGATTGATGGGAGAATAGAGCCAATCATGATCGGTGGCGGCGTAGAGATGGTTGACCCTCAGACAGGCCTGAGATACACATACTACGTACCCATACCCGACAGGATAGAGAGGCTCACAGAGAGAATGATCAACTGGGTGAAACTGAGGGAACTTTCAAACTCAGAGAAGAAGATAGCCCTCATCTACTACAACATAGGCGGTGGTAAGGATGGCATAAGTGCCAGCTACCTCAACGTACCAGAGAGCATAAGCACGATACTGAGGGCCATGAAGGCAGCGGGCTACACGGTGGATGAAAAGTCAACTGCAGAGGTAATCAGCATACTCCTTGGACCGGGCCTCAATGTGGGGTCATGGGCCCCAGGGGAACTTGCAAAGGTTGTGAAGGCAGGTGCAGTGACCATACCAGTATCAGAATACCTGGCATGGTTCAGCCTCCTTCCTGAAGCCCTCAGGAACAACATAACAGCAACCTGGGGGCCAGCACCAGGGAACGTGATGGTATACAATGGCAGCATCGTGATACCCGGCGTGATGCTTGGAAACGTATTCCTTGGACCACAGCCAATGCGCGGTTTTGGAGAGGACGCAGCTGACCTCATACACTCAACCACGCTCCCACCCCACCACCAGTACCTGGCATTCTACCTCTGGCTTCAGAAGAACTTCAATGCAGTTATACACCTCGGAACACACGGAACCCTTGAGTGGCTGCCAGGAAAATCCGTTGGACTCTCCTCACTTGACTGGCCAGACGTCATGATAGGTGATCTTCCCCACATCTATCCCTACATCGTCAACAACCCCGGTGAAGGAACACAGGCCAAGAGGCGGGGATATGCGGTGCTCATCAACCACAACATTCCACCCATGGTTGTGGGTGAACTCTACGGTGACCTGGCTGAACTCCAGCACAAGATCAACAGCTACCACTCATCAGAGGATCCCCAGCGTAAACTGATAATTGCAGAGGAGATAAAGAACCTCACGGTGAAACTGGACCTTCACAGGGAACTGAACCTTGACCTCAACGCATCCTTTGAGGAGGCCCTTGACAGGATTGAACACAGACTCGATGAACTTTCAGCAACACTGATACCCTACGGTCTGCATGTATTCGGAGAACCACTGAGCGGTCAGCTACTTGATGCAATGGTTGAGGCCATTGTGAGCTTTGACCCGGCGACACGTAACACCACAGAGTTCAGGAACGCCATAAGGGAGAAGCTGGCCAGTGACTGTGAGATCAGCAATCTCCTGAGGGCCCTTGAGGGCAGATTCGTTGAGCCGGGAAGAGGCGCCGACCCCATCAGGATACCTGATCTACTGCCGACAGGTAAGAACTCCTACTCCTTTGACCCCAGACTGGCACCGGATAGGGCTGCATGGGAGATCGGTAAGAAGATGGCCGATGATCTCATAGCAGACTACCTTGCAAAGAATGGCAGGTACCCTGAAACCGTTGGGGTTGTTCTCTGGGCCATTGAAACCATGAGGACCAATGGACAGACAATAGCCATGGTGCTGAGACTGATAGGTGCTGAGCCGGTATGGGATAAGTCAGGAAGGTTCACAGGGATCAACGTGACCCCCCTTGCAACCCTGGGAAGGCCAAGGATCGATGTCATTGTAACCATCAGCGGGCTCTTTAGGGATACCTTTGCCTACAGTATAGACAGGATGGACGAGGCAATAAGGCTTGTGATGAAACTGGATGAACCGGTGAACCAGAACTATCTCAGAAAACACTACCTTCAGGATCTCACAAATTACACCGCCAGGGGCCTGCCAATGGCAGATACACTTGCAGGGGCAAGGATATTCGGCAGCGCACCTGGAAGTTACGGTACAGGGATACCTGCTGTTGTGGAGTCCACTGCCAAGTGGAACAACCAGTCACAGCTCGTTGAAACCTACCTTAACCACATGGGATTCATCTATGGAAAGGACTTATACGCCATTGATGCAAAGGATGTCTTCATGAAGCAGCTATCAAATCTAGATGCAACCGTGCAGGTGAGGGACAGTGTTTACGGGGTCCTGGACAACGATGATGTCTACCAGTACCTTGGAGGGCTCACAATGGCTGCAAGGGCAATGTCAGGTAAGAATGTTGCATCCTACATTGCCAACACAAGGTTCACCCCGAGGATTGAGACACTCTCAGATTTTCTTGCAGCTGAACTGAGGACAAGGACCTACAACCCCAAATGGATTGAGGGAATGCTCAGCCAGGGATTCTCAGGGGGGCATCAGATCTCAAAGGAGATAGGACACCTCTTCGGGTGGAGCGCAGTTACACCTGAACTTGTACAGGACTGGATGTGGCAGAGGGTCGCTGAGACCTATGTCCTTGATTCCTCTGTGAGGGACAGGTTCAGGAGTGTTCAGCCCTACTCGTATGCTTCCACCGTGGCATGGCTTCTTGAGGCCAGCAGGAGGGGCCTGTGGAGGGCTGATTCAGCAACGCTTCAGAGGCTTGCAGATGAGTATATCTCGGCGGTCAATGAGTATGGTGTTGTCTGCTGTCACCATACCTGTGCCAACATCGTCTTCAATGAGTGGGTTGTGAAGCTCTCCTCCCTTAACCAGGCTGCCCTGAGGAAGTTTGCAAGTGCAATGGCCGCAGCCACAGGCAAATCCATTGATGTGCCTGGATCTGATACGGGGTCTGATATCTCCACAGGAACAGATAGCGATGGCAATGGCGCCGGAGAGACCGGTGCACCGTCATCAGGTTCAGTAGGTGGAAGATCAGGTTCCGCACCCAGTGTGACTGCCAGTTCTGGTGAGTCATCTGAGGCCAGTGAGGTTTCACAGTCAGAACCTGCCGGTGAGTCAGGTAAGGCCTATGAGGTTGCTGCTTCAAGTCAGAGCGGTTCAGCAAGCACCCAGACACCGCTCTATGCTCTTGCTGGTATCATAGGAATTGTATGCCTCCTTGGAGCAGGATACTTCTATCAGGGAAGAAATTAA
- a CDS encoding ferredoxin family protein, which translates to MPWFAGYPREKIEWYPTIDLEKCVKCGMCMNCGQKVYRWTEEGPVVAHPYKCVVGCSTCATLCQGNAITFPDREKLRDLYRKEGIWAKVKKELLKEGKLNPEE; encoded by the coding sequence ATGCCATGGTTTGCTGGATATCCACGTGAAAAAATAGAATGGTACCCCACAATAGACCTTGAAAAATGCGTAAAATGTGGTATGTGCATGAACTGTGGACAGAAGGTCTACAGATGGACAGAAGAAGGACCTGTGGTTGCACATCCCTACAAGTGCGTTGTCGGTTGCAGCACCTGCGCAACCCTCTGCCAGGGAAACGCAATAACATTCCCTGATAGGGAAAAATTGAGGGATCTCTACAGAAAAGAAGGTATCTGGGCCAAGGTTAAAAAAGAACTGCTCAAAGAAGGTAAACTAAACCCTGAAGAGTGA
- a CDS encoding site-2 protease family protein encodes MNALWFYVIAFILIWTLAVLFRDRFKIEIQGPLLLRRTKRMRGFIDSIASGHPGLWRWILNAGIPVAFFFMFYMLYLMVMSLQNIFVTPQASLIVPGVDIPGSPVYVPLGYGIVGLATVIVVHEFAHGILARVEGVRIKSIGLLLLAILPGAFVEPDEDDIKKVSPISKLRIYAAGSVANLILAGICFALFFGISAYAMPAAFQADGVQIDSVVPGSPASEVLKPGLVIESINGMPTTNLTTYGMALKRIRVGEVITIDTDQGTFRLKTGRNPNNSSRAYMGIRTSNHLQVRESVASVFGGTLPFALTYLEELFFWIFFLNFAVGTVNLLPAKPLDGGLMFEELLRYRLPERIVKPAVSYVSIFVILIIAVSIIWGTGRGILMMF; translated from the coding sequence ATGAATGCACTGTGGTTTTACGTCATCGCATTTATCCTGATATGGACACTCGCTGTTCTTTTCAGGGACAGGTTCAAGATTGAGATACAGGGACCCCTCCTCCTGCGGAGAACAAAGAGGATGAGGGGATTCATCGACAGCATCGCGTCAGGCCACCCAGGACTCTGGAGGTGGATACTGAATGCAGGCATCCCTGTGGCGTTCTTCTTCATGTTTTACATGCTCTACCTTATGGTGATGTCCCTTCAGAACATATTTGTGACTCCACAGGCATCACTCATCGTGCCGGGTGTTGACATACCAGGGTCACCGGTTTATGTGCCTCTGGGTTACGGTATAGTGGGCCTTGCCACGGTAATAGTGGTGCATGAATTCGCCCATGGGATACTTGCAAGGGTTGAGGGGGTCCGCATAAAATCCATTGGCCTCCTTCTTCTGGCAATACTTCCGGGTGCTTTCGTTGAACCTGATGAGGATGACATCAAGAAGGTGAGCCCTATTTCAAAGTTGAGGATATATGCCGCCGGGTCAGTGGCCAATCTCATACTTGCGGGTATATGCTTTGCACTCTTCTTTGGTATTTCAGCATATGCCATGCCCGCGGCCTTTCAGGCCGATGGTGTTCAGATAGATAGTGTGGTCCCTGGAAGTCCTGCAAGTGAGGTCCTCAAACCGGGCCTCGTTATTGAGAGCATAAATGGAATGCCAACCACAAACCTCACCACATATGGAATGGCCCTTAAGAGGATACGGGTGGGCGAGGTTATCACAATAGACACTGATCAGGGGACATTCAGGCTTAAGACAGGCAGAAACCCCAACAACTCAAGCAGGGCCTACATGGGTATCCGGACCAGCAACCACCTGCAGGTGAGGGAGTCTGTGGCATCTGTCTTTGGAGGCACCCTGCCATTTGCACTCACATACCTGGAGGAGCTCTTCTTCTGGATATTCTTCCTGAACTTCGCAGTGGGTACTGTGAACCTTCTGCCTGCCAAGCCCCTTGATGGAGGCCTCATGTTTGAGGAGCTCCTGCGCTACAGGTTACCGGAGAGGATTGTTAAACCGGCGGTCAGCTATGTCTCCATATTTGTTATACTCATCATAGCGGTGAGTATAATCTGGGGTACAGGGCGTGGTATCCTGATGATGTTCTGA
- the glp gene encoding gephyrin-like molybdotransferase Glp encodes MFLSELIPVRDAFRILDENQRSTDTETLDLLYAHKRVLAEDLKARFDSPPFDRSAMDGYAVRAEDTFGSSPENPSRFTVIDSIGAGDVSDVDVGRGEAVKIATGAPIPSGADAVVMEEYTVSSGPEISVVRPVFPGENVAPAGEDFRAGDTVLSKGTLLRPAEIAMAASAGYSQLRVYKRPSVKVIITGNELMEPSADLEPGKIPNSNLYTLKALVESAGGEAEVIHAPDDMDIIVDEIRGAVKEHDMIITTGGTAVSRGDVVVDAVDSLGDVLFHGVAIRPGKPVAFGIVEGKPVFMLSGYPVAAMVQFDVLARYYLLRMQHLDYSHRTVKGRCLGKVASGPGRTEYVRASADNGIVKPVQSRGSGIIRSMVESNAYIVIDENLEGIAEGEECEVLLFDSMTL; translated from the coding sequence ATGTTTCTATCAGAACTCATACCAGTGAGGGATGCATTCAGGATTCTTGATGAGAATCAGAGATCAACTGATACTGAAACCCTGGATCTGCTATATGCCCATAAAAGGGTTCTTGCGGAGGATTTAAAAGCCAGATTTGACTCCCCACCCTTTGACAGGTCAGCGATGGATGGATACGCGGTTAGGGCCGAGGACACATTCGGTTCCTCCCCTGAGAATCCATCAAGATTCACTGTCATCGACTCCATAGGGGCGGGGGATGTATCTGATGTGGATGTGGGTAGGGGGGAGGCTGTTAAAATCGCAACAGGAGCCCCCATACCCAGCGGAGCGGACGCTGTTGTCATGGAGGAATACACTGTCAGTTCAGGACCTGAGATCAGTGTTGTAAGACCGGTATTTCCTGGAGAGAACGTGGCACCGGCAGGCGAGGATTTCAGGGCAGGGGATACAGTTCTGAGTAAAGGAACCCTCCTAAGACCTGCAGAAATTGCCATGGCGGCATCGGCCGGTTACAGCCAGCTGAGGGTGTATAAAAGGCCCTCGGTAAAGGTGATAATAACAGGTAATGAACTCATGGAACCTTCAGCGGACCTTGAACCAGGCAAGATACCCAACTCAAACCTCTACACCCTCAAGGCCCTTGTAGAGAGTGCAGGTGGAGAGGCAGAGGTTATCCACGCCCCCGACGACATGGATATCATAGTGGATGAAATCAGAGGGGCAGTGAAGGAACATGATATGATCATAACAACCGGCGGAACAGCGGTGAGCCGTGGGGATGTGGTTGTGGATGCTGTGGACAGCCTTGGCGACGTACTATTCCATGGGGTGGCAATTAGACCAGGAAAACCTGTGGCGTTTGGAATTGTTGAAGGTAAACCTGTTTTCATGCTTTCAGGGTATCCTGTCGCTGCCATGGTGCAGTTCGATGTCCTTGCAAGGTATTATCTTCTCAGGATGCAGCACCTGGATTACAGTCACAGGACAGTGAAGGGGCGGTGTCTTGGCAAGGTTGCATCTGGACCCGGCAGGACGGAATACGTACGGGCAAGTGCAGACAACGGAATAGTTAAACCTGTCCAGAGCAGAGGTTCGGGTATAATAAGGTCAATGGTGGAGTCAAATGCCTACATAGTAATAGATGAGAACCTTGAGGGTATAGCTGAAGGTGAGGAGTGTGAGGTCCTCCTCTTTGATTCAATGACACTCTGA